A window of Kyrpidia spormannii genomic DNA:
GTGGCCGATTATGTCCGCGATCTTCCCAAACGGGTGTTTCCCGTCGGGCGTCTGGATATCAACAGTTCCGGGCTTTTGTTATTGACGAATGACGGGGAATTGGCCCACCGTCTGATGCATCCGCGATTCGGGGTGGAGAAAACGTACCGGGTGGTGGTGAGAGGGTATCTGGAGAATCCAGGGATACGGAGGCTCGAGACAGGCATTGTCCTCGATGGGGTAAGGACGGCGCCGGCCCGGGTGCGGCTGCGGGGGAGGGGGAGGGAGAGGTCGGAGTTTGACATCACCCTGCATGAAGGGCGAAATCGCCAGGTGAGGCGCATGTGCAAAGCGGTGGGGCACCCGGTTTTGGAGTTGACCCGGGTCCAATATGGGAATCTTACAATAGATGGGCTTGCGCCCGGGGAGATTCGTCCGCTGACCGAGGAGGAAGAGAGGACTTTGCGGAAATTGGTCGCTGACGGGCGGGAACCCCGGTGATCCTCGATCTCTGCGGCGGCGGTGTAACGCATCGCTTGTCACTCGGCTGTCCGTTGGTTACCATGAGAGTGTACACCCGAGCGGCCACAGTCATTGTCCAAGCGGGGGGCGCAGCGATGCGCGGGTAGCCGGAGCCGGCGTCGGAAGGAGATGTGTGAATGAACCCGGTCAAGATTCTTGTGGTGGACGATGAGGAGCGGATTCGTCGTCTCGTGAGGATGTATCTGGAGCGAAACGGATTCGAAGTGGAGGAGGCGGAGGACGGCCGCACCGCCCTGGAGATGGCATTGGCCAACGATTACGCGGTGATTGTCCTCGATCTGATGCTGCCGGAGTTGGATGGACGGGAGGTCTGCGCGCAACTTCGCAAACAAAAGGATACCCCGGTGATCATGCTGACCGCCGCCGGGGACGAGATGAATCGCATCCACGGCTTTGAACTCGGTGCGGACGATTATGTGGTCAAGCCCTTCAGTCCGAGGGAATTGGTCATGCGGGTGAAGGCGCTGATCAAGCGGGTACACCAGGGACCTGCCGAGCATGAGCTAACCCAGGTGTTTACATTCCCGCACTTGACCATCAATCTCGAATCCCGGAAAGTGACGGCAGACGGGCAGGATGTCAGCCTGACGCCGAAAGAATACGAGCTTCTGTGTTACTTGGCCCAGCGGCCGGAAAAGGTGTTCACCCGGGAAGAACTGCTCCGGGATGTCTGGAATTATCAGTTCTACGGGGACCAACGCACTGTGGATACGCATATCAAACGGCTCCGGGAAAAGCTCGGGAAGGCGTCTCAGCCGGCGGCCGCGATGATCGTCACCGTGTGGGGTGTAGGCTATAAGTTCGAGGTGGCAGAGTGATCCGCAACAGTATTGTTTCCAAGCTCTGGCTCACCATTGCCGGTTTGGTGGTGGTGGTGCTGGGGCTCTTGTCTATGTACCTGGAACAGATGATTGACACCTACTTGTACCAGGTGCAAGCCCAGGCTTTTCAGAATCGCGCCGATTATATTGCCTCGACCCTTCGCACGGGCAGTCCCGAAGCATCGGTGGTGGCCGAAAACCTGGCCCGACAGGCGGGGGCCAGCTTGTACGTGCTGGGGACGCCGAATCAAGATCCCGCCGCCGAGGCGGTGTGGAGTCGCTTGACTGTAGATGAGCGGTCGAAATTGTTGACCGGAGGGGATGTGATCCCCCCGAGCCGATCGTTTCTTCAGGACGTTCCGCAGTTTCGCGGCCATTCGAACAATCTGTGGATCGTCGTCCCCTTGGCCCGTCAGGGAGATGCGGTTCGGTTGATGCTTCTCACCCAGCCTCTGGCCCCCAGCCAGGAGGCGATGAGCCAGATCCAGCATTCGATTTTTTATGCCGGGGGTCTGGCCATCGTCATGACCACGGGTTTTGCCTTTGTCATCTCGAAAAATCTCTCCCGCCCCCTGGTCCAGATGAATGAGGTGGCCGAGCGGATGGCCCGGGGGGATTTTCGCGGGAAAGTCCGGGTTGTCACCGGGGATGAGGTCGGCCGTTTGGGCCTGACCCTCAACAAATTGGCGCACGATCTGGAAGAAAATATAAAAGCGTTGTCCAAGGAGAAGGAACAGTTGGCCAATATCCTGGCGAGTTTGGCCGATGGGGTGGTGTCGGCCGATCTGACGGGGAAGGTGCTGCTGGCCAATCCCCCAGCCCGGCGGTGGTTGCGGGCGTTATCGATGGCAGAAGAAGGCCAGCCTTCGGAGAACCGCTTGCCGAGTCAACTGTTCGAGGTTGAACAAAAGGTGATCGAGACGAAAGAAGCGCAGCAGCGGGAGGTGGTGGGACAAGGCCGAACGATGGCCGTCACCATGGCCCCTTTGTATGAGCCGGGATCCCACGCATTGCGGGGGGTGGTGGCGGTGCTTCGGGATATCACCGAGCAATTGAACATTGAGCGGATGCGCCGGGATTTCGTCGCCAATGTCTCCCATGAACTGCGCACCCCTTTGTCGATGCTTCAAGGCTACAGCGAGGCGTTGGTGGATGATTTTATCGACGACCCGGAGCAACGCCGGGAACTGGCGGAAATCATCTTGGAAGAAACGCTGCGCATGCGCCGACTGGTGAACGACTTGCTGGATCTCGCCCAACTGGAGTCCGGGCGGTTCGTGATGAAACGACAACCCGTGGACGTGCGGCCCTTGGTCCAAAAGATTTGGCGGAAGTTCTCGGCTCTGGCTCAGGAAAGGAAACTGTCCTTTCAATTGGCAATGCAGGTGGATGACCCAGTGATTGTCGATGCCGATGCGGATCGATTGGAACAAGTCCTGACCAACCTCATCGACAACGCTTTTCGGCACACCCAGCCTCCGGGCTCTGTAACGATTCGTTTTAGTGTGAGCCAGGACACGGCGAGGATTGCGGTGGAAGACCAAGGGGCCGGGATCCCCCCTGAGGACATTCCTTACATTTGGGAGCGGTTTTACAAAGTGGACAAGGCCCGTACTCGGAATCGAGGAGGCACGGGCCTGGGGCTTGCGATCGCTCGGAATATCGTCCTTCAGCACGATGGGGACATTACGGTGGAAAGCCGGCTCGGAAAGGGGACGACGTTCACCGTTTTGTTGCCCCTTTACCAAGGGCAGCGCCAGGGCTAAGTTTCGGGCAGCAGGCGGCTGAGAATGTCGGCGATTTCGTCCGTGAAGGTCGACACCGGCCTTCCTTGTCGGACACCGCTCGCTATGTCCCGGAGCCGGGCCACCAAGTCAACGTCGGCGGTGACCGCCACCCGGTAGCCGC
This region includes:
- a CDS encoding response regulator transcription factor, whose translation is MNPVKILVVDDEERIRRLVRMYLERNGFEVEEAEDGRTALEMALANDYAVIVLDLMLPELDGREVCAQLRKQKDTPVIMLTAAGDEMNRIHGFELGADDYVVKPFSPRELVMRVKALIKRVHQGPAEHELTQVFTFPHLTINLESRKVTADGQDVSLTPKEYELLCYLAQRPEKVFTREELLRDVWNYQFYGDQRTVDTHIKRLREKLGKASQPAAAMIVTVWGVGYKFEVAE
- a CDS encoding pseudouridine synthase → MKERLQKVIAGAGLTSRRKAEQWIAQGRVRVNGRVVVEQGFKVDPEVDRIEVDGRSVAIPDHTVCFLFYKPIGVVTTLHDPQGRPAVADYVRDLPKRVFPVGRLDINSSGLLLLTNDGELAHRLMHPRFGVEKTYRVVVRGYLENPGIRRLETGIVLDGVRTAPARVRLRGRGRERSEFDITLHEGRNRQVRRMCKAVGHPVLELTRVQYGNLTIDGLAPGEIRPLTEEEERTLRKLVADGREPR
- a CDS encoding sensor histidine kinase; its protein translation is MIRNSIVSKLWLTIAGLVVVVLGLLSMYLEQMIDTYLYQVQAQAFQNRADYIASTLRTGSPEASVVAENLARQAGASLYVLGTPNQDPAAEAVWSRLTVDERSKLLTGGDVIPPSRSFLQDVPQFRGHSNNLWIVVPLARQGDAVRLMLLTQPLAPSQEAMSQIQHSIFYAGGLAIVMTTGFAFVISKNLSRPLVQMNEVAERMARGDFRGKVRVVTGDEVGRLGLTLNKLAHDLEENIKALSKEKEQLANILASLADGVVSADLTGKVLLANPPARRWLRALSMAEEGQPSENRLPSQLFEVEQKVIETKEAQQREVVGQGRTMAVTMAPLYEPGSHALRGVVAVLRDITEQLNIERMRRDFVANVSHELRTPLSMLQGYSEALVDDFIDDPEQRRELAEIILEETLRMRRLVNDLLDLAQLESGRFVMKRQPVDVRPLVQKIWRKFSALAQERKLSFQLAMQVDDPVIVDADADRLEQVLTNLIDNAFRHTQPPGSVTIRFSVSQDTARIAVEDQGAGIPPEDIPYIWERFYKVDKARTRNRGGTGLGLAIARNIVLQHDGDITVESRLGKGTTFTVLLPLYQGQRQG